One genomic region from Leifsonia poae encodes:
- a CDS encoding ABC transporter permease has translation MPTDEPTDHEMRDARFVALADVPMVSVGSKSGAGGSWNAIREILGQREMLNLLVRRDLKARYKDSALGFLWSLVRPLTQLLIYYVVIGQFLGASRGIDDFAIYIFTGLTAYTFFSDIVSSSTASIVGNAGLIKKIYLPREIFPLASVGSALFNFMIQLGILLVATLLLGKFPISPELVYFIPAFLVILIYGTALGLLLSALNVYLRDIQYLVEVVLMILMWASPIVYSWATVQTHLGNGPLLTIYTDNPLTLAVLGFQKALWLGGPHVAVYPDWLMPRLLIAIVIGIVLLFSFQRVFAKLQGNFAQEL, from the coding sequence ATGCCTACAGACGAACCCACCGACCACGAAATGCGCGACGCACGCTTCGTTGCGCTCGCTGACGTGCCCATGGTCTCCGTCGGGTCGAAGTCGGGTGCGGGAGGCTCGTGGAACGCCATCCGTGAGATCCTCGGCCAGCGCGAGATGCTCAATCTCCTCGTGCGCCGTGATCTGAAGGCGCGCTACAAAGACAGCGCCCTCGGCTTCCTCTGGTCGCTCGTCCGTCCGCTCACCCAGCTGCTCATCTACTACGTTGTGATCGGGCAGTTCCTCGGCGCCTCCCGCGGGATCGACGATTTCGCGATCTACATCTTCACCGGCCTGACCGCATACACCTTCTTCTCCGACATCGTCTCCAGTTCGACGGCGTCCATCGTCGGCAACGCCGGACTGATCAAGAAGATCTACCTCCCCCGAGAGATCTTCCCGCTCGCGAGCGTCGGCTCCGCCCTCTTCAACTTCATGATCCAGCTGGGGATCCTGCTGGTCGCGACGCTGCTGCTCGGCAAGTTCCCGATCTCGCCCGAGCTGGTCTACTTCATTCCGGCGTTCCTGGTCATCCTGATCTACGGCACGGCGCTCGGGCTGCTCCTCTCCGCGCTCAATGTGTACCTCCGCGACATCCAGTACCTCGTGGAGGTCGTGCTGATGATCCTCATGTGGGCCTCGCCGATCGTCTACTCCTGGGCGACCGTGCAGACCCACCTCGGCAACGGTCCGCTGCTGACGATCTACACCGACAATCCGCTGACCCTCGCCGTCCTCGGATTCCAGAAGGCACTCTGGCTCGGCGGACCCCACGTCGCCGTCTACCCGGACTGGCTGATGCCGCGCCTCCTGATCGCGATCGTCATCGGAATCGTCCTCCTCTTCAGCTTCCAGCGCGTCTTCGCGAAGCTCCAGGGCAACTTCGCTCAAGAACTCTGA